A genomic segment from Geitlerinema sp. PCC 7407 encodes:
- a CDS encoding hemerythrin domain-containing protein, with translation MVASLTSDKRAAIAEKLADIRAVQNLLIANERQFLQECRDAKMRDRLEEMLEDDQKNLDIIETAITQYGIQESPKPEIRQVLDQTQQIMQGSGLTLYEKVAQHELLKHGQVVSGLVVHKAAQIAGSDVEAALAPLNTVNFENRAHQEQLKGMLEYLGTQELTGETPDQGIWGRVRDAMAAMTGAVGSATTQASDDSTDIMSLIFMDHQKAKTLIREIRKADNPQEAREFFGQLFKDLLVHSKAEEEVVYPAVRPFYGEEDTQELYTEQAELERVLKEMRSLSPDNETFRSHLHQVKQMVGDHTRQEESTMFAAMRKNLSDKQREDLAQRFKEAKKQLQTQM, from the coding sequence ATGGTTGCTAGTTTGACAAGCGACAAGCGTGCTGCGATCGCCGAGAAGCTGGCGGATATTCGCGCAGTCCAAAATCTGCTTATCGCGAATGAAAGACAGTTCTTGCAGGAGTGTCGCGACGCCAAAATGCGCGATCGCCTGGAAGAGATGTTAGAAGATGACCAGAAAAATCTCGATATCATCGAGACCGCCATCACCCAGTATGGAATTCAGGAAAGTCCCAAGCCTGAAATTCGACAAGTTCTGGACCAAACCCAGCAGATAATGCAGGGCTCTGGCCTGACACTGTATGAAAAAGTGGCTCAGCATGAGCTGCTCAAGCATGGTCAGGTGGTCTCGGGCTTAGTGGTCCACAAGGCGGCGCAGATTGCTGGATCGGATGTCGAGGCTGCTCTGGCTCCCCTGAATACGGTCAACTTTGAGAACCGCGCTCACCAGGAGCAGCTCAAAGGAATGCTGGAATATCTGGGCACCCAGGAACTGACGGGCGAAACGCCGGATCAGGGTATCTGGGGCCGCGTGCGAGACGCGATGGCCGCGATGACGGGGGCTGTCGGCAGCGCCACGACCCAGGCGTCGGACGACTCCACGGACATCATGAGCCTGATCTTCATGGATCACCAAAAGGCCAAAACGCTGATTCGGGAAATTCGCAAGGCGGATAATCCTCAGGAGGCTCGCGAGTTCTTCGGCCAGCTCTTTAAAGATCTCTTGGTCCACTCCAAGGCTGAAGAGGAGGTGGTTTATCCAGCGGTGCGGCCTTTCTATGGGGAGGAGGATACTCAGGAGCTCTACACTGAGCAGGCTGAGCTGGAGCGCGTGCTGAAGGAGATGCGGTCTCTCTCTCCGGATAATGAGACTTTTCGCAGTCATCTCCACCAGGTGAAGCAGATGGTGGGTGATCATACGCGCCAAGAAGAGAGCACGATGTTTGCGGCCATGCGCAAGAATCTCTCGGACAAGCAGCGAGAAGATCTGGCGCAGCGGTTTAAGGAAGCCAAGAAGCAGCTCCAAACCCAGATGTAA
- a CDS encoding GTP-binding protein — MDINLSKASSFEPVEGEPEQVYPHLNNDGFMAVSFQSDRPLALKKFQEFLDHQLPHNVFRAKGILWFSESPKQHLFQLSGKRFTVNDREWKTTKNNQIVFIGRNLDAFFLTQSLNNCLTR, encoded by the coding sequence TTGGATATCAATCTGTCCAAAGCAAGCTCTTTTGAACCAGTTGAGGGAGAACCTGAGCAAGTTTATCCACACCTAAACAACGATGGATTCATGGCGGTCTCCTTTCAGAGCGATCGCCCGCTGGCTTTGAAGAAATTTCAAGAGTTTCTAGACCACCAACTTCCGCATAACGTATTCCGCGCTAAGGGAATTCTGTGGTTTTCTGAAAGCCCCAAACAGCACTTATTTCAATTGAGTGGCAAACGATTTACGGTCAACGACCGAGAGTGGAAAACCACCAAAAACAATCAAATAGTATTTATTGGTCGCAATCTAGATGCATTTTTTCTAACCCAGTCCTTGAATAACTGTCTTACTCGCTAA
- a CDS encoding SDR family oxidoreductase: MTLTPDKIPPQTQERKPALESEMTPRPEYDDPNYRGSDKLRGKVALITGGDSGIGRSVAVYYAKEGADVAIVYLDEHGDAEETKQAVESYGQRCLLIPGDIRSENFCHQAVQQTVKTLGRLDILVNNAAEQYLEESLDEIDSARLGSTFATNIFSMFYFTKAALPHLRPGSSIINTTSINAYKGHSTLLSYSTTKGAILAFTRSLSEPMLERGIRVNGVAPGPIWTPFIPDAFPPDKVKDFGQQVPMKRPGQPREVATSFVFLASEDASYMAGQVLHPNGGVVVNA; this comes from the coding sequence ATGACCCTCACCCCTGACAAAATTCCCCCCCAGACCCAGGAGCGTAAGCCTGCTCTGGAGTCAGAAATGACGCCGCGGCCAGAGTATGACGACCCCAACTATCGCGGCAGTGACAAACTGCGGGGCAAAGTGGCCCTGATTACAGGCGGCGACAGCGGCATTGGCCGCTCGGTGGCGGTGTACTACGCCAAGGAAGGCGCAGACGTTGCCATTGTCTACCTGGATGAGCACGGCGACGCTGAAGAAACGAAGCAAGCGGTGGAGTCCTACGGCCAGCGCTGTTTGTTAATTCCGGGTGATATTCGCAGCGAAAACTTCTGTCATCAAGCGGTCCAGCAGACGGTGAAGACTTTGGGCCGCCTAGATATCTTGGTGAATAATGCGGCAGAGCAGTATCTCGAAGAGAGTCTCGATGAGATCGATTCGGCCCGCTTGGGGAGTACCTTTGCGACCAATATCTTCTCGATGTTCTATTTCACCAAGGCGGCGCTGCCCCACCTTAGGCCGGGCAGCTCGATTATCAACACGACGTCGATCAATGCCTACAAGGGGCACTCGACCCTGCTGAGCTACTCGACGACTAAGGGCGCGATTTTGGCCTTTACGCGATCGCTCTCGGAGCCGATGCTGGAGCGGGGCATTCGAGTCAATGGTGTGGCGCCTGGGCCGATTTGGACGCCCTTCATTCCGGATGCTTTCCCACCGGACAAGGTGAAAGACTTTGGTCAGCAGGTGCCGATGAAGCGGCCCGGCCAGCCCCGAGAGGTCGCGACCAGCTTTGTCTTCTTGGCGTCGGAGGATGCGTCCTATATGGCGGGGCAGGTCCTCCATCCCAATGGCGGGGTGGTCGTGAACGCCTAG
- a CDS encoding mechanosensitive ion channel family protein: MNIQISAAWTKVQGMIQGLVTLLPNLVLALIIFALFFGIASVIRRLVKGLTRDRRHARNLGLILGRLAQWTTILIGLFISLSIIFPTLRADDLVQLLGISGVAIGFAFRDILQNFLAGILILLTEPFQIGDQIIFKDFEGTVENIQTRATTIRTYDGRRIVIPNSELFTNSVTVNTAFENRRLEYDVGIGYGDDIDEAKGLMLEAMRETEGVLQEPAPDVLVVALADSTVNLRARWWIHPPYRADVLNLQDRVLTAIKNKLTAHGIDLPFPTQQVLFHDQTEESDGDRTRQREGWPAGRREIPKPRSISGSLRKLAEAQSHANGKEQDKS; encoded by the coding sequence ATGAATATACAAATTTCAGCTGCTTGGACAAAGGTCCAAGGCATGATCCAGGGGCTGGTGACACTGCTGCCCAATCTGGTGCTGGCGCTGATCATTTTCGCCCTGTTTTTTGGGATAGCTAGCGTCATTCGCCGCTTGGTCAAAGGCTTGACGCGCGATCGCCGTCATGCTCGCAATTTAGGGCTGATTTTGGGCCGCCTTGCCCAATGGACGACGATTCTCATTGGCTTATTTATCTCTCTGTCCATTATCTTTCCGACGTTGCGGGCTGATGATCTGGTTCAGCTTTTAGGCATTAGCGGTGTGGCGATCGGCTTTGCCTTTCGGGACATTTTGCAAAACTTCCTGGCGGGCATTCTAATTTTATTGACTGAACCCTTCCAGATCGGCGACCAGATTATTTTCAAAGATTTTGAAGGGACGGTTGAGAATATTCAAACTCGAGCCACGACGATTCGGACTTATGACGGGCGGCGAATTGTGATTCCTAATTCGGAGCTGTTTACCAACTCGGTGACGGTCAATACGGCCTTTGAAAATCGTCGCCTGGAATACGATGTGGGGATTGGCTATGGAGACGATATTGATGAGGCGAAGGGGCTGATGCTAGAAGCAATGCGCGAGACGGAGGGGGTGTTGCAAGAGCCAGCGCCGGATGTCCTGGTGGTGGCATTGGCAGATAGCACCGTGAACCTACGGGCGCGCTGGTGGATCCATCCGCCCTATCGAGCGGATGTGCTGAATCTGCAAGATCGCGTTTTGACGGCGATCAAGAATAAGCTGACGGCCCACGGAATCGATCTGCCCTTTCCGACTCAGCAGGTGCTCTTTCACGATCAGACCGAGGAGAGCGACGGCGATCGCACCCGTCAGCGGGAAGGATGGCCTGCGGGCAGGCGAGAGATTCCCAAGCCCCGCAGTATTAGTGGCTCTCTACGCAAGCTAGCGGAGGCCCAATCCCACGCCAACGGCAAGGAGCAGGATAAATCCTGA
- a CDS encoding SRPBCC family protein yields the protein MSQPIKVEKTLTVNKPAAELYQFWHKFENLPHFMKHLKQVQVYDAQRSHWITQGPLNQRVEWDALITEDRENELISWRSVEDSSIDHAGIIRFQPAPGNRGTQVKITLEYKPLGGVVGDVLSKLFGESPKQQIGDDLRRFKMIMETGEIATTEGQTSGRN from the coding sequence ATGAGCCAGCCCATTAAGGTTGAAAAGACGCTTACCGTCAACAAACCAGCTGCTGAACTTTATCAGTTTTGGCATAAATTTGAAAATTTACCGCACTTCATGAAGCATCTCAAGCAGGTGCAAGTTTACGATGCCCAGCGATCGCACTGGATCACCCAGGGCCCCCTCAACCAAAGGGTCGAATGGGATGCCCTGATCACCGAAGATCGCGAAAATGAGCTGATTTCCTGGCGCTCCGTAGAAGACTCAAGCATTGATCATGCAGGAATTATTCGGTTTCAGCCTGCTCCCGGCAATCGCGGCACCCAGGTCAAAATCACCCTGGAATACAAGCCCCTAGGAGGCGTCGTTGGCGATGTCCTCAGCAAACTCTTTGGAGAATCTCCCAAACAGCAAATTGGCGATGATTTGCGGCGCTTCAAAATGATCATGGAAACCGGGGAAATTGCCACCACAGAAGGGCAGACTAGCGGACGAAATTAG